The region agacaggggaggtttatgttagatattaggaggaagtttttcacccagagggtggtgacacactggaacaggctgccccagggaggttgtggatgccccatccctggaggccttcaagaccaggctggatgtggctctgggcagcctgctctagtggtgggcgaccctgcacgtagcaggggggttgaatcgagatgatctttgtggtcatTTTTGACCCAGGCCACTCTGTgggtctatgattctatgaaaatactATTCGGTTACGCTCTCAATCATGTCAGAGAGTTCTTGAAGGAGTTCATCCACATCCTTCTCGGGCTCTGAATCCACTGCTTGTTCCAGATCTCCGCCTGAGAGCTCCAGCATGAGCTTCTCCAAGTCatcctctgcagagaagggcgCTTTCCCTGCCCCAGTGGAGCACGGCTGCTGTGTCTTTGCCGCCGTTTGTGGAGAGGCTGAAGCAGAGCTCGAGTCCTCTGACTGTGCCACAGGCTCTGCCCAGCATCCCAGAGGCATGTCAGAGAGCTCCTGAAGGAGTTCGTCCACATCCGCCCCTGGCTCCAAATCCACCACGCCTTCCCGATCTCCTCCTGAGAGCTCCAGCATGAGCTTCTCCAAGTCatcctctgcagagaagggcgCTTTCCCGGCCGcgctggagcacagctgctgtgtcctTGCTGTAACTTCAGGAGAGGCTGAAGCGGAGCTCGAGCCTTCTGACTGTGACACTGACTCTGCCCAGCATCCCAGATGCAGGCCAGGACTTGGGagaacaaggaagagaaaaatcagtacCTGACATTTCTGGACTGGAGAAGCATTTCCTTCAGACCAGCTCTAAAATCTGTGGTTAACCTTCCCTACAACTCCTACCAATATGGGGGTTGTCATTCCTTAAACCTGGGGCTACCGTTAAGGTCCAGTCCAAAAGCAGGCACGATTTTCAGTGCGGGAATTGATCTGTGAAGACAGAGCAGTTGGGGCCTAGCAAGCATGGTCCAATTTTTGTAGCCAGAGGCACTTTGCCACCTTCATTAGTTTGACGGTAATAATGTTCGGAAGTCAACCTCCACAGATATGTGTTCACTACTTCCGTTCTCTTTCTCATGACGTGCTCAGCAGAGATCGATTGCCAGTCCAGGAGTCTGATCCATCCCTTCTCTTTGTTCTCCTAGCAGTGCTGTCATAATCTCTGCTTCTTGAGGTGGCACTCTTGAGCACTGAAAAGCATAGCTGGCCACTCCTTGTTTATCACTTTGCAAGGAACTGGAAGGACTTCACCTCATCTTCACTAAGGCGTTCAGAGAATCCATGAGGTCTCTGGAACACTGTACCAACTTGCAGCACGTTAACAATCTAAATGCACATTCCTGCTAGCAGCTGGGACGTTATTTCTGATGACAAATTTCTCTGACGGTCGTTGGCACCAATTATATCAAACCCCTCAGTTTTCCTAGGCATGGAAGCACTTACAGTTCATGAAAAACATTGCgactaaggaaaaaaacaagtagtGGTCATCACCTGTCTGGGAGTGTGCCTGCTGCAGGTGTGGTCACCACTGTGTCCTCTGGccgggctggagcagcagcctaGGGGGAAACAAGACAGCACAAGTGATGCACAGGGAAACATTCCTGAGCAGCTTCTTCCTCCATGCCACCTCCCATCCCCTCTGGCACTGCTGAACCTTAATCCAAAGGCAGAGCCCCAGTGCTCCCAAAGAAAGTTCAGATTCCCTTCAAGGTTACTAAGGACCTCCAGTGTTTTAGAGAACACAGCACTAACTGACCAAATCCTTCACACCACAGAGAAATCCCAGAAGGGCGGAATCACAGAGTACTACGTGAACGCCGCCGTTCCTCTAATGAACAGTGGAAGGTTACTGCAGGAATCCTGCAGGCAGCTCGCGCCTACCAGGGACAGAGGAGGCCTGTAGATGTTTGAGTCTTCCACCGTTTCCCCAAGAGAAATGTCAAGCTTCCCTATCACTACGACTGGGGATCCACGACAGCTTCAGCCACGGTCCTTACCACAGCTGCACGTTTAGCTGGAGGCTCCTCCGTGCCAGCAGCGGTGGCACTCACAGCACAGCGACCCATCTCAGCTGCCTTGCGCTTCCGTGCAGGTGCGCAGACAGCTTCAGGAACAGATGTGCTGGATTCCACGTGtgtcatttcttcttttgcGGGTGCTTTAAGAGAAACAAACCAAATCTCGttgttcagcagcagaaaggaagaaccCTGACTACCTCTCTTTCCTCCATGGGTTTATTTCCACATGTGCAATACTGAGAGAAAGGCTACAGTGTGCAATCCACACAGCATTTGAGCTCTTCTCAGCCAttccacatttctttctttctttctttctttgcaaagcaaatcTAACCTTAGCAATGAGATGTTTGATCCCCCGCTCTTTTGGACAGAAACGGGCCCTTACTGTAGGGAGTCGTTACATGCTTTAGAAAGATACATGCTTGAGAAAGACTTTGTAGCCTTAAACTTGTTCATCCTCAGCACAAGCAGCAAACCCAGTGCAAACTCAATTTGCTGATAGGGGTAGCGTTTCCCCAGGGAGGTACTAAAGCAACTTCTTACCTCTTAGCTTTGGGATCCTGATCAATCTCCTCCGTGCTGGGGCAGGTGCAggtggtgctggaggagctggcacGCTTTCGTCCCTCTGTTGAATCTGCAGAGCTTTCTCCCTCCTGATTTCTTCCAGGGTTTTAATATGGATTTCTTCTAAAGGCTTGACTTTTTGCACTGGTTCTTCCAACTTCACTTGGCCAGCAACAGATGGAGTGAGGATGCTCTGTATCTTGTTTTCACCCAGAAGCCTTCTCTTGGTAGGCAACTCATCTGCATTTGGCTTCCCTTCTTCTGACTGCCTACGTTTTCTTAGAGGCTGGGCTTGGGAGAAAGCTGAGATGCAAACTGCCTGGGAAGGTCTTGTCTCTCTGCCTTGCTCTTCCGTGTCACACTGCCCTGCAGCCGGGAGCCGAGCTGGAGTTCCGCCTTGTCGATTCGCTTTCTCCTGGCGGATTTCCTCCAGTGTTTCCACGTGGATTTCTGCCATAGATTTAGCAGCCTTCTCTGGTGTCGCTGAGAAACAAGAAGCACCAAGATATAAAGAGAGTCCAACAATACTTCCAGTCTCCAAGATGTGTCACAATACTAAGGAGAACCACTCTGTGGTGTTCACAGAAATGCATCTGAGGACAGTGTCATTCTGCaaatcattttcctctcctgagCCGCTTGTTCCATTCTGAAGACCAGCCCCCTCCAGAGAGAGCTGCTACACAAAATCGCAAACCTATCCTGTTCCTTTCTGACTGCGTCTCTCCATTAGCATCTCAGACTCCTGCTCCTGGCAGTGGATCTGTTCTACCTGTGCCTAAGTGCACTGCACCCTGGGAGGGTTCACAGAAGATGCACGAGTGGAAAAACACCACATCCCCAGACCAGATTTCTGATAACAGCCATCAGAAGAGTTTCAGCACTCCAGGAAAACAGAAccaggttgcttttttttttttttttttctttcccaccctttcAAATCTATTTTTAGAGCTGTATGGAAGTGCTCTTAAATGAATGGAAGTAAGTCAGATAACATATAGAATGTCCAGTTACTGTCTGTCCGTGTGCTGGTCTGTGCGGAGGACAATCGTAGTCTCTCCTTCCCAGAGCTGGGGACTAGCACTCCAAAACTGAATGGAACAAAGGACACAGGCTGCATCAATGCCAACTTTGGGGTcgcatttcaaaacagaatggCAGAGGGAACTTCAAATCCCAGGGCTTAAGAGCTCAAGCAACATGCCAAGAGAAGAATTGCGGGAAAGAAGAAGCACAAAGCCTAAGTAGAACATCTGTGCATCAAATTCCAATGCCCGCTGAGTACCTGGAGTATTCTTTGGTGCTTCATCAACCTCCAGCTTCTTATCCAGACTTTCAACAAGGCTGCACTTCACCGCGATGCCACTCCCGTCAGCTTCAGACcaagagaaaacaaggaatACTTGAAGAGCAGCTCTTTGGAGGACAATGTCAGAACAGCCCACCACAGTCTTCCAATTCCCAAGCATATTTTATTACATGTGCCCCTTAGCTGTTGGCTATTATTTTGCCATTTCCGCAGCCGACGCAGAACTGCAATTTTCCTCTCTCATACATCAGAAATGCCCTTCATGCCGTCATATTTGGATGAAGGCACCCCAACGCTACTTTACAAGAAGTTCTTACCTTCGGAGGCTTTCCGTTTTCTCCACATCTCACCACATCGATTCAATCgaatcttaaaaaaacaaacaacaaaaaagcacagccTGAGAATTGACCATGATATTAGGTTTCATTCTTGGAACCAAAGACAGAATCTAAGAGGTTACTAAGTGGACCAAAGAGCAGCAAGCATCCTCCTACTCAACCCCTCCCTCTTtagcactgaagaaaagcaagaaaaacaaagcaacagacaCCCAAGCATACCTTGCGAGATGCGGAGTGAGAAGGGGAATAAGAACCATCTCCCTGATTGGCCATGCCGGAGAAATTCCTAGAACAAGTTCAGGTTCTCAAGGATCTCTCCACAGGGACTGCTGCCACTCCTGGAAAAAGCCGCCTTCGCTCCTTCTTGGAATGGAAGCCTTCTCCTGGCTTGATCAGGGAAATAAAGTAACCCTAAAGAAAGTATCAAGAGGTGAAAAATAATGAGCAAGAAGCATTTTCCCTGCCTTTTTCTGGTGCTCGATTAGCTTCTCGAGGGGGGAAATGCCCTGACGTCAGCTGCGTACAGGAACTGTCGCAACGCTCAAGCAACCTTCAGTAGAACTTGGAAGCAAGAACTGGGAACACGCGTCCAACTCCCACAGCCAACAGTGCTCCCTCAGCAGAGGGCTGGCGCAGCCACGGGACAGGCACAtccactgccctgcacagcgCCTCTGTGGCGGTAGGGCGCATGCGTGTCACcagagcacacagtgctgtgcttggtgACGTCACAGAAGAGTCAGTGCCCCCAGCTGAGTGCCTGGCTTGCCACCACCGTTACTGGTGTGAGCTTTTATTAAGCGTATGCTGGATAAGGCAGAACATGCGAGCCATGGATCAGTAAAGAAAACGTTCCACACCACGGAAGCAACCATGCATGCTTTGAGACAGCCCGTTCAATAAAGATGAGctcaggtggaggccagtccCAAATCACTGACGGCTGATTTTTAGGTAGCCCCTGTTTATGATGGGATGGCTTTCCCTTAATCCATAactccttctttcttgtatttgaaCCGGGAGGACCTGCTCTCCTGTTGTCtctgtctttttcctccttGGTGGCTGCCCAGGCTCAGGGAATGAATCCCTGCCAGAGGAAGGCTGCTGCTACAGCTGCTGTGCCGTGCCTGCTCTTGGGGAAGAGGGGCATTCTGGGAGAATaagctctctttctttctttccttctgaaatcaGTGCTCTTACGGCATCTGAAAAGGAACCAAATACCCCTGGCCCCAATCATTTGGAAGGGTGCAGTGTGAGCTGGCACGGGCAGCGCAAGGACCTTTTCCCCATCCGGGCTTTTCTCCTGAAACACCTTCCAGCACCCATCCAGCAACCAATTCAACTCACCTGTTCAGCCCGCTCAGTCTAGGGTGCATCCAGCTCACGTccacagcacagcgctgcttcTGACGTGACCTCGCAGCGTTATCTCTGCAAAggaaggcccagagctcagtctgCGAGTGCAGCACGCACGGCAGAGCACCAGGACTGGTAACAAGCTGTAGGCCAGGCCTTCCCATTCCAGCCAACGATTGTGACCCAAGCAACCGTATGCATCCCTTCCGTGCTTTCATCATAAACGGAGGAAAGACACACCTACTCGGTCCCAgtttgaagaaagaaacacagagaacacCCAAGCGTGTCATTTTAAGCTGACCAGAGGAGAAATGCAGGTGACCCCTGTGCAGCCAGGTCGGGTCACCCTCTCACTCTGGCACTGCACGATCAGACCTCAGTGAGGCCTTACCTACTCCTCCTTATTAAGCCACGTtggttttttgtggtttttttcttttttccttttttttccaagtacatGACGTGTTAGGTGTGGATAAGTTCCAGTATCCAACCAGAGTTGTGATGAAATTCCTCTTACAAActaacaataaaagcaaaagcgTTACCTGTACGCTACTGGAAATTCCAACTGTAAAAGAAACCTCTTGGCCCAGTTTTGTTTGTGTGAGTGGTTGGTGCTACCGCGGGTGTGTTTTGGCAGACAGAAGGGCAAGCAGATGTGGCTGACATCCGTGTGCGTTGGTCCTGGCCAGCAAGAC is a window of Gallus gallus isolate bGalGal1 chromosome 8, bGalGal1.mat.broiler.GRCg7b, whole genome shotgun sequence DNA encoding:
- the LOC107053946 gene encoding zinc finger CCCH domain-containing protein 11A-like, producing MANQGDGSYSPSHSASRKIRLNRCGEMWRKRKASEADGSGIAVKCSLVESLDKKLEVDEAPKNTPATPEKAAKSMAEIHVETLEEIRQEKANRQGGTPARLPAAGQCDTEEQGRETRPSQAVCISAFSQAQPLRKRRQSEEGKPNADELPTKRRLLGENKIQSILTPSVAGQVKLEEPVQKVKPLEEIHIKTLEEIRREKALQIQQRDESVPAPPAPPAPAPARRRLIRIPKLRAPAKEEMTHVESSTSVPEAVCAPARKRKAAEMGRCAVSATAAGTEEPPAKRAAVAAAPARPEDTVVTTPAAGTLPDSPGLHLGCWAESVSQSEGSSSASASPEVTARTQQLCSSAAGKAPFSAEDDLEKLMLELSGGDREGVVDLEPGADVDELLQELSDMPLGCWAEPVAQSEDSSSASASPQTAAKTQQPCSTGAGKAPFSAEDDLEKLMLELSGGDLEQAVDSEPEKDVDELLQELSDMIESVTE